In a genomic window of Micromonospora cremea:
- a CDS encoding WXG100 family type VII secretion target, whose amino-acid sequence MSDGIQVDVDALHAAAGSLAATGQQLGAEVTSLESTVNGAGNPWGADEPGSLFGAVYVEVLTHALDVYRSMADQLLEAAANLDLSADAHEATDTANAELFTRMELPHGYAATS is encoded by the coding sequence ATGTCCGACGGGATTCAGGTCGACGTCGACGCTCTCCATGCCGCGGCGGGATCGCTCGCAGCCACCGGCCAGCAGCTCGGCGCCGAGGTCACCAGCCTCGAGTCCACGGTGAACGGCGCGGGTAATCCGTGGGGCGCCGACGAGCCGGGCTCCCTCTTCGGAGCCGTGTACGTCGAGGTTCTGACGCATGCGCTCGACGTGTACCGGTCGATGGCCGACCAGTTGCTGGAGGCCGCCGCGAACCTCGACCTCAGTGCCGACGCGCACGAGGCGACCGACACCGCCAACGCGGAACTCTTCACCCGGATGGAGCTGCCCCATGGGTATGCAGCTACCTCCTGA
- a CDS encoding YbaB/EbfC family nucleoid-associated protein has product MTSGIDPSGLSRSLEQAMRLLSQATGSTSAQPDGADELGDRAVPATEQMVGRGTGGDGLVEAEVSAFGGLESLVIDPSLSRAGTSAIAAYVLEAVKAAQADERARRAELTAAVGADSAALTRQLERVSEEAFRGFEQMIGDLDAVTRRMDRR; this is encoded by the coding sequence ATGACGAGCGGAATCGATCCATCCGGCCTGAGTCGCTCACTCGAACAGGCGATGCGCCTGCTGAGCCAGGCCACGGGTTCCACCTCGGCACAGCCGGACGGGGCCGACGAGCTGGGCGACCGGGCCGTACCGGCTACTGAGCAGATGGTGGGGCGGGGCACCGGCGGTGACGGTCTCGTCGAGGCGGAGGTGTCCGCCTTCGGCGGCCTCGAGTCTCTGGTGATCGACCCGAGCCTGTCTCGGGCCGGGACCAGCGCGATCGCCGCGTACGTCCTCGAGGCGGTCAAGGCGGCACAGGCCGACGAGCGCGCCCGGCGCGCCGAGCTGACGGCCGCCGTCGGTGCCGACAGCGCGGCCCTGACCCGGCAGCTCGAACGTGTCTCGGAGGAGGCGTTCCGCGGGTTCGAGCAGATGATCGGCGACCTGGACGCGGTCACCCGCCGGATGGATCGACGCTGA
- a CDS encoding CaiB/BaiF CoA transferase family protein produces MTATDVPADGPGRGGPLAGIRVVELASLAPAPFGCMVLADLGADVVRVDRPGGPAAGRLAAPTVGPLQRGRRVTALDLKSPAGVADLLRLVERADVLVEAYRPGVAERLGFGPETCRARNPRLVYARMTGWGQDGPLAPRAGHDIDYIAVAGALEPLGRAGERPYAPMNLLGDFGGGGMLLAVGVLAALLERERSGVGQVVDAAMVDGSALLTAFLHGLLGTGLWAAPRGRNMFDGGAPFYDTYRTGDGGFMAVGAMEPAFYAELLTGLGLADEPGLPAQYDPSGWDELRRRFTERFAERSRDEWTAVFADLDACVAPVLAPREAHRHPHNAARGTFIEVGGEIQPAPAPRFDRTPTGQPATAPDPERDVLPVDAILAGWR; encoded by the coding sequence GTGACGGCCACCGACGTGCCAGCGGACGGGCCAGGGCGCGGCGGGCCGCTGGCCGGGATACGTGTTGTCGAGTTGGCCAGCCTCGCTCCGGCGCCGTTCGGTTGCATGGTGCTCGCCGACCTCGGCGCGGACGTGGTGCGGGTGGACCGGCCGGGCGGCCCGGCCGCGGGGCGGTTGGCGGCGCCGACCGTCGGGCCGTTGCAACGCGGTCGGCGGGTGACCGCGCTGGACCTGAAGTCCCCGGCCGGGGTGGCGGACCTGCTGCGCCTCGTGGAGCGGGCCGACGTGCTGGTCGAGGCGTACCGGCCGGGGGTGGCCGAGCGGCTGGGCTTCGGGCCGGAGACCTGCCGGGCCCGCAACCCCCGGCTCGTGTACGCGCGGATGACCGGCTGGGGCCAGGACGGCCCGCTGGCACCGCGGGCCGGGCACGACATCGACTACATCGCGGTGGCCGGGGCGCTGGAGCCACTGGGTCGCGCCGGCGAGCGTCCGTACGCCCCGATGAACCTGCTCGGCGACTTCGGCGGGGGCGGCATGCTGCTCGCCGTGGGCGTGCTGGCCGCACTGCTGGAACGGGAACGCTCCGGCGTCGGCCAGGTGGTCGACGCGGCGATGGTGGACGGTTCCGCACTGCTCACCGCGTTCCTGCACGGGCTGCTCGGCACCGGTCTGTGGGCCGCGCCGCGTGGGCGCAACATGTTCGACGGCGGGGCACCGTTCTACGACACGTACCGCACCGGCGACGGCGGATTCATGGCCGTCGGCGCGATGGAACCGGCCTTCTACGCCGAACTGCTGACCGGCCTCGGTCTCGCCGACGAGCCGGGCCTGCCCGCCCAGTACGACCCGAGCGGCTGGGACGAGCTGCGCCGGCGGTTCACCGAGCGGTTCGCCGAGCGGAGCCGGGACGAGTGGACGGCGGTCTTCGCCGACCTGGACGCGTGCGTCGCGCCGGTGCTCGCCCCCCGCGAGGCGCACCGGCATCCGCACAACGCCGCCCGGGGCACCTTCATCGAGGTGGGCGGCGAGATCCAGCCGGCCCCGGCACCCCGCTTCGACCGGACGCCGACCGGCCAGCCAGCCACGGCGCCGGACCCGGAGCGGGACGTCCTACCGGTCGACGCGATCCTCGCCGGCTGGCGGTGA